In Phycisphaerae bacterium, the genomic window CAATAACAAAACAGTGGTTTTGGCTAAGTAATTTCGCAGCCCGTAGGTATTCTCCAGAAATGCGGATGAGGGAGGAGCGGACGACTGATGACCGGGAAGGTTATCAGTCGTTTTTTTGCGCTGTGGAACTCGAACAATTTAAGCGGGGCGGAAAATCTTGTAATCGGGGGTGGTTTAGTGTATTTTTAGAATAATGGAGACAAAGATAATTAAAATTGACCCTGTAAAAATTGACGCGGCGGAAATTAAGAAAGCGGCACAGGTAGTCGATGCCGGGGGGTTAGTGGCTTTTCCAACTGAAACAGTCTATGGAATCGCCTGCAGGGTCGAAACTGACTCGCTGGCAAAGCTCAATAACCTCAAGGGCAGAAGTTTTGATAAATATTACACGCTACATATCGGCAAAGCGGCCTATGTTGAAAAATACGTGCCAGCGGTGGGATTACGGGCAAAAAAACTGATTAAGAACTGCTGGCCCGGGCCATTGACTATAGTTTTTGAATTAACTGAAAGCGATATCGAAAAGCAAAAAAAGAATCTGAAAAAAGAGGTTTTTGAGAACCTGTATAAAGATAATTCCATAGGCATTCGCTGTCCCGATAACGCGATAGCTGCAATGCTGCTGCAAGAAACGCAACATCCCGTAGTTGCGCCAAGTGCGAATAAAACGGGTCAGCTGGCGGCAACGGATGCAGAGCAGGTTTTGGCACAATTTTCAGGTCAGATTGACTTGCTGCTGGATGGAGGACCTTGCAAATACAAAAAAAGCAGCACTGTTGTTAAAATAGGTAAAAACGGGCTTGAGATTTTGAGGGAAGGCGCGTATTCCAAAGAAA contains:
- a CDS encoding L-threonylcarbamoyladenylate synthase → METKIIKIDPVKIDAAEIKKAAQVVDAGGLVAFPTETVYGIACRVETDSLAKLNNLKGRSFDKYYTLHIGKAAYVEKYVPAVGLRAKKLIKNCWPGPLTIVFELTESDIEKQKKNLKKEVFENLYKDNSIGIRCPDNAIAAMLLQETQHPVVAPSANKTGQLAATDAEQVLAQFSGQIDLLLDGGPCKYKKSSTVVKIGKNGLEILREGAYSKEKLEEISKVKFLFVCTGNTCRSPMAEGMFRKFLAEKLQCKVDQLDKIGYKVSSAGLMDMAGSLASEEAIAACAAKGIDIKAHKSTTLTRQLVEESDFVFAMTRMHRERVVALCPEAANKCILLAGNKEIVDPISQSQRVFNECAESIEEAARERISEFWI